The genomic DNA GGGATAGACGTCAGCGACACGCCCGCGCTGATCATCCTGGGCAACCTGTTTTTCAACCTGCCGGTGATGATCCGGCTGGCCTACGGCGGCTTCTCGCGCGTGCCCCCGCACCTGATCGGCGCGGCGCGGACGCTGGGGGCGAGCGGCTGGCAGGCGGCGCTGGGCGTGGCGCTGCCGCTGGCGCTGCCGGGGCTGGCGGCGGGGGCCATTCTGGTCTTCCTGTATTCGGCCCTGAGTTTCGGGCTGCCGCTGGCGCTGGGCGGCGAGCCGTACGCGACGCTGGAGGTGGAGATCTACACCCTGACCGCCCTGCAACTGCGCCTGTCGGAGGCCAGCGCCCTGATCGCAGGTCAGTTGCTGCTGACGCTGGGGGCGACGTGGGCCTACACCGGCCTGACGCGCGGCGGAACCGGCGTGCCGGCGGGCGGCCTGCCCCCGGCGCGGGGCGGCGTGCGGGCGGGCATTCTGGGGCTGGGCGCCGTGACGCTGCTGATCTGCTTCGCGCCGCTGCTGGCGGTGGTGGCGCGCGGGCTGCTGGGGTCGGGGGGGCCGACGTTGCTGTACTGGCAGGGCATCCTCGCGGACCCGGACACGCCGCTGCTGCTGGGCAACACCCTGCGCTTCGGGGCGATGGCGCTGGTGGGCGCCACCCTGCTGGGCGGCCTGTACGCGCTGGGCGCGTGGCGGGCGCGTTCGCGGGTGCTGGACCTGATCTCGCTGCTGCCGCTGATGGTCTCGCCGGTGTCGCTGGCGGTAGGCTACCTGCTGGCGTACCCGGCGCTGGCGGCCAC from Deinococcus radiopugnans ATCC 19172 includes the following:
- a CDS encoding ABC transporter permease — translated: MTPSRLSGWLLALPALVFTALLLAVPLGRTLAEGGVNLGVWRDPYFLGRLAWTLTQAGGTALLALLIGAPLAYLLSRADLPGKGLFLRLLLLPFVTPTLVAVLGLSALLGPRGWLTTLTGIDVSDTPALIILGNLFFNLPVMIRLAYGGFSRVPPHLIGAARTLGASGWQAALGVALPLALPGLAAGAILVFLYSALSFGLPLALGGEPYATLEVEIYTLTALQLRLSEASALIAGQLLLTLGATWAYTGLTRGGTGVPAGGLPPARGGVRAGILGLGAVTLLICFAPLLAVVARGLLGSGGPTLLYWQGILADPDTPLLLGNTLRFGAMALVGATLLGGLYALGAWRARSRVLDLISLLPLMVSPVSLAVGYLLAYPALAATLPMLIAAYTLLALPLVVRSVLPALRALPPRLFEAARTLGAGPLAAQRTVTLPLTLPALRGGAALALATVLGEFGATLVLTRPEWATLSVGLYDRLGRPGERNLGEACALATVLLLLSATAFTVLDGGEGEVT